In Plantibacter sp. PA-3-X8, one DNA window encodes the following:
- a CDS encoding GNAT family N-acetyltransferase, whose translation MTDATPPTLTERLTLTRPTDRDLPELHELHADPAVWTHLPSARHTALDETRALIERYQAGWEANGLDVWVARDTATGALVGIGGPSLRGGVAWNLYYRLAPAAWGRGYAQELIAAARAAATASAPDLPVVAFLLEHNDGSRRAAERAGLEVVWRGPDAGNPDPDAVRLVFADRVLSDEALRAFVG comes from the coding sequence ATGACCGACGCCACTCCGCCGACCCTGACGGAACGACTGACGCTCACCCGCCCCACCGATCGGGATCTGCCGGAGCTCCACGAGCTCCATGCCGACCCCGCGGTCTGGACGCACCTGCCGTCCGCCCGACACACGGCGCTCGACGAGACCCGCGCGTTGATCGAGCGGTACCAGGCCGGCTGGGAGGCGAACGGTCTCGACGTGTGGGTGGCGCGTGACACCGCGACGGGTGCATTGGTCGGCATCGGCGGCCCGAGCCTGCGTGGCGGGGTCGCCTGGAACCTCTACTACCGCCTGGCGCCCGCGGCCTGGGGGCGCGGATACGCGCAGGAGCTCATCGCGGCCGCGCGAGCCGCGGCAACGGCGTCGGCACCGGACCTGCCCGTGGTGGCGTTCCTCCTGGAGCACAACGATGGTTCACGACGGGCTGCCGAACGCGCGGGGTTGGAGGTCGTCTGGCGTGGCCCCGACGCGGGCAACCCGGATCCCGATGCCGTGCGCCTCGTGTTCGCCGACCGGGTGCTCAGCGACGAGGCGCTCCGCGCGTTCGTGGGTTGA
- a CDS encoding DUF917 domain-containing protein: MPTLLERDRLPALATGFAILGSGGGGATTMLELALRDERAWPFDLHSVDDLDPETPCLAVGFVGSTMLLSERLPGTDPFGRLIGAAERWLGHRIPAICSLEGGGVNGLTPFAFAAGRTIVDADLTGRAVPSLDQMSILVDEVPGIVVTCDTGAGGVALVETERALDIERVVRAAIVQAGGSGGMVFAGFTVGDLRAHAIVGNAARALELGGAFLARIDGPLTALAESLGGRLLAEGRVSSIEPDSRDPHVLTFGIDGSSGALHRLVARSETLAFMTDGRLEAAAPDLIVVVDAVSRDILEVTAISMARHVAVIRVDGPDWWSGSPERLRHVLPSAYGLDELDEVRTDEVPA, encoded by the coding sequence ATGCCGACCCTCCTCGAGCGCGATCGCCTCCCCGCCCTGGCGACGGGGTTCGCGATCCTGGGCTCGGGAGGTGGCGGCGCGACGACGATGCTCGAGCTGGCCCTCCGCGACGAGCGCGCCTGGCCGTTCGACCTCCACAGCGTCGACGACCTCGACCCGGAGACCCCGTGTCTCGCCGTCGGCTTCGTCGGCTCGACGATGCTGCTCAGTGAGCGCCTGCCCGGCACGGACCCGTTCGGGCGGCTGATCGGGGCCGCGGAACGCTGGCTCGGACACCGCATCCCGGCCATCTGTTCGTTGGAGGGTGGCGGGGTCAACGGGCTCACCCCCTTCGCATTCGCCGCGGGGCGGACCATCGTCGACGCTGATCTGACCGGGCGTGCCGTCCCCTCGCTCGACCAGATGTCGATCCTCGTGGACGAGGTCCCGGGCATCGTCGTCACCTGCGACACCGGTGCCGGCGGGGTCGCCCTCGTCGAGACCGAGCGGGCCCTCGACATCGAACGCGTCGTCCGCGCGGCGATCGTGCAGGCCGGCGGCAGCGGCGGCATGGTGTTCGCTGGCTTCACCGTCGGCGACCTCCGCGCGCACGCCATCGTCGGGAACGCCGCCCGGGCACTCGAGCTGGGCGGGGCGTTCCTCGCACGGATCGACGGCCCGTTGACCGCCCTGGCCGAGTCGCTGGGTGGACGGCTCCTCGCGGAGGGACGGGTCAGCAGCATCGAGCCGGACTCCCGGGACCCGCACGTGCTCACCTTCGGGATCGACGGGAGCAGTGGCGCGCTGCACCGTCTCGTCGCCCGCTCCGAGACGCTCGCGTTCATGACCGACGGACGACTCGAAGCCGCCGCGCCGGACCTCATCGTCGTGGTCGACGCCGTCTCGCGGGACATCCTCGAGGTCACGGCGATCTCGATGGCGAGACACGTCGCCGTCATCCGGGTCGATGGTCCGGACTGGTGGTCCGGCTCCCCGGAACGACTCCGCCATGTGCTCCCGTCCGCCTACGGCCTGGACGAGCTCGACGAAGTCCGGACCGACGAGGTCCCGGCATGA
- a CDS encoding cytosine permease, with the protein MARMAHADDFALSRVRPDAQKPWFGIAVQRFGQVSALSQFLLGATLGYSMTFGEAFLALLLGSIILEVIMCIVGIIGQKEGLNTALLARWTGFGEIGASLVGLAIGISLIGWFGIQSAISAESLDALLPGFMPVWAWSLIFGLAVTAIVAYGFKGMQWLANITVPLFLILVGWSILSELTQHDFMELVTGPAPGPTMSVWAGTGIVAGGLIVGAIITADMTRFNRSRADVIKQTVVGVSLGEFVIGLSGVLLAHAAASGNVVAIVTSSVGLIGLIIVITGTLKINDWNLYSSTLGLVNFISTAFGKNLNRVTTTIVLGVVGSILAAVGILGQFSGFLIILGVAFPPIAGIMVAEYFIVKRWRGELDETRASGRLPTTAPRIVPATIIIWAVSAITGYFVTWGIPAVLSLILSMVLYIAAGKLGLVRGVGVAHTSQIAAPEQADTTSPATN; encoded by the coding sequence ATGGCTCGCATGGCACACGCAGACGACTTCGCCCTGTCCCGCGTCCGTCCCGACGCACAGAAGCCCTGGTTCGGCATCGCCGTCCAGCGCTTCGGACAGGTGTCGGCCCTGTCCCAGTTCCTCCTCGGCGCCACCCTCGGCTACAGCATGACCTTCGGCGAGGCGTTCCTCGCTCTGCTCCTCGGCTCGATCATCCTCGAGGTGATCATGTGCATCGTCGGCATCATCGGCCAGAAGGAGGGCCTCAACACCGCCCTCCTCGCCCGCTGGACCGGCTTCGGCGAGATCGGCGCGTCACTCGTCGGACTCGCGATCGGCATCAGCCTCATCGGTTGGTTCGGCATCCAGAGCGCCATCTCCGCCGAGTCGCTCGACGCCCTCCTCCCCGGCTTCATGCCGGTGTGGGCCTGGAGCCTCATCTTCGGTCTCGCCGTCACCGCCATCGTCGCCTACGGGTTCAAGGGCATGCAGTGGCTCGCGAACATCACCGTCCCGCTGTTCCTCATCCTCGTCGGCTGGTCGATCCTCAGCGAACTCACCCAGCACGACTTCATGGAACTCGTCACCGGCCCGGCACCCGGCCCCACCATGAGCGTCTGGGCCGGCACGGGCATCGTCGCGGGCGGTCTCATCGTCGGCGCCATCATCACCGCCGACATGACCCGCTTCAACCGGTCCCGCGCCGATGTCATCAAGCAGACCGTCGTCGGCGTCTCGCTCGGTGAGTTCGTCATCGGCCTCTCCGGGGTCCTGCTCGCCCACGCCGCAGCGTCGGGCAACGTCGTCGCGATCGTCACGTCGTCGGTCGGGCTCATCGGCCTCATCATCGTCATCACCGGGACGCTCAAGATCAACGACTGGAACCTGTACTCGTCGACGCTCGGGCTGGTCAACTTCATCTCGACCGCGTTCGGCAAGAACCTCAACCGCGTGACCACCACCATCGTGCTCGGTGTGGTCGGTTCCATCCTCGCGGCGGTCGGCATCCTCGGGCAGTTCTCCGGCTTCCTCATCATCCTCGGCGTCGCCTTCCCGCCCATCGCCGGCATCATGGTCGCCGAGTACTTCATCGTGAAGCGCTGGCGCGGCGAGCTCGACGAGACCCGCGCCTCGGGCCGCCTGCCCACGACCGCGCCGCGCATCGTCCCGGCGACCATCATCATCTGGGCCGTGTCCGCGATCACCGGGTACTTCGTCACCTGGGGCATCCCGGCCGTGCTGTCGCTCATCCTCTCGATGGTGCTGTACATCGCGGCGGGCAAGCTCGGCCTGGTGCGAGGTGTCGGCGTCGCCCACACCTCGCAGATCGCCGCACCCGAGCAGGCGGACACCACCTCCCCCGCCACGAACTGA
- a CDS encoding cobalamin-independent methionine synthase II family protein, producing the protein MTDRILTTHAGSLPRTPELTRLLVARDQRRTFDVAELEEVTADAVASTVAAQLATGLDLINDGEVPRVGFSTYVLERIEGFGGAGHRKPTLDSVRFPDYAAFQAKQIVEGADVARVWDPPMAQGQLVYDPTLSGITADLDGFERELAVQAGQGRTPAGTFFSAATPGIVSTTLLLDAANPFYGDDRAYVFALAEQLRIEYEAIVARGHVLQLDAPDLAMERVIQFGDATLEEFLAAVDLHVDALNHAIRNIPREQVRLHVCWGNWQGPHQDDVPVDVLLPHLYRARVGAFSIPLGNPRHQHEAPAFREHPLPEGALLIPGVVDVTTNYLEHPQVIANRIVEVAEAVCDPTRVIAGTDCGLSTFASYEFVATDVAWAKLGALVEGAAIASKRLFGA; encoded by the coding sequence ATGACCGACCGCATCCTGACCACGCACGCCGGGAGCCTGCCGCGCACGCCCGAGTTGACCCGGTTGCTCGTGGCCCGCGACCAGCGGCGGACGTTCGACGTCGCCGAGCTGGAGGAGGTCACGGCGGATGCGGTGGCCTCGACGGTCGCCGCGCAGCTCGCCACCGGTCTCGATCTCATCAACGACGGCGAGGTCCCGCGCGTTGGCTTCTCCACCTATGTGCTGGAACGCATCGAGGGCTTCGGCGGTGCAGGACACCGTAAGCCGACGCTCGACTCCGTGCGATTCCCGGACTACGCGGCGTTCCAGGCGAAGCAGATCGTCGAGGGGGCAGACGTCGCACGGGTGTGGGATCCGCCGATGGCCCAGGGGCAGCTCGTGTACGACCCGACGCTGTCCGGCATCACCGCCGATCTCGACGGCTTCGAACGGGAGCTCGCCGTGCAGGCCGGCCAGGGACGCACACCCGCCGGCACCTTCTTCTCCGCGGCGACGCCCGGGATCGTGTCGACGACGCTGCTGCTCGACGCCGCGAACCCGTTCTACGGCGACGACCGCGCCTATGTGTTCGCGCTCGCCGAGCAACTGCGGATCGAGTACGAGGCGATCGTCGCCCGGGGTCACGTCCTGCAGCTCGACGCCCCGGACCTCGCCATGGAGCGGGTCATCCAGTTCGGTGACGCGACGCTCGAGGAGTTCCTCGCGGCCGTGGACCTGCACGTCGACGCCCTCAACCACGCCATCCGGAACATCCCCCGCGAGCAGGTCCGGCTCCACGTCTGCTGGGGCAACTGGCAGGGGCCGCACCAGGACGACGTCCCGGTCGACGTGCTCCTCCCGCACCTCTACCGGGCGCGGGTGGGCGCGTTCAGCATCCCGCTCGGCAACCCGCGGCACCAGCACGAGGCGCCGGCGTTCCGCGAGCACCCGCTCCCCGAGGGCGCGCTCCTCATCCCAGGGGTCGTCGACGTGACCACCAACTACCTGGAGCACCCGCAGGTCATCGCGAACCGCATCGTGGAGGTCGCGGAAGCGGTCTGCGATCCGACGCGCGTCATCGCGGGCACCGACTGCGGGCTCTCCACCTTCGCGAGTTACGAGTTCGTCGCGACCGATGTCGCGTGGGCGAAGCTCGGTGCGCTCGTCGAGGGCGCTGCGATCGCGTCGAAGCGGCTGTTCGGCGCCTGA
- a CDS encoding DUF917 domain-containing protein, translating into MSWTISAELIPGLARGAAVLGTGGGGDPYIGALLAAQALREHGDVTVVTLDEVPDDALVLTVAMMGAPTVMVEKLPSLTEVVAPVHALSASLGRPVTHIACAEVGGVNSTIPIAAAAALGLPLIDADGMGRAFPELQMVLPTLYGIDASPLAFSDEKGNTGVLTTVDNSWTERIARVACVEMGCSVMISGFPMSGAQAREALVADSLSLCREIGDGIEAARAEKADPVERTVQLLGGRELFSGKVVDVERATTTGFARGRARIDGVDASLELSFQNEHLMAALDGVTLVTTPDLIMVLEHDSGEPITTEGLRYGQRVRVISAPSDDRWHSPEALAMVGPGYFGYEVPSHRFDGTAETPAPDAPEVAA; encoded by the coding sequence ATGAGCTGGACCATCTCGGCCGAGCTCATCCCCGGCCTCGCCCGCGGTGCGGCCGTCCTCGGGACCGGCGGTGGCGGTGACCCGTACATCGGCGCACTGCTCGCCGCGCAGGCACTCCGTGAGCACGGCGACGTCACCGTCGTCACCCTCGACGAGGTCCCTGACGACGCGCTCGTCCTCACCGTCGCGATGATGGGCGCCCCGACCGTCATGGTCGAGAAACTGCCCAGCCTCACCGAGGTCGTCGCTCCGGTCCACGCCCTCAGTGCCTCCCTCGGTCGCCCGGTCACGCACATCGCGTGCGCCGAGGTCGGCGGCGTGAACTCGACCATCCCGATCGCCGCAGCCGCAGCGCTCGGACTCCCCCTCATCGATGCCGACGGGATGGGGCGGGCCTTCCCGGAGCTGCAGATGGTGCTCCCGACCCTGTACGGGATAGACGCCTCCCCGCTCGCGTTCAGCGACGAGAAGGGCAACACCGGCGTCCTCACGACCGTCGACAACAGCTGGACGGAACGCATCGCCCGCGTGGCCTGTGTCGAGATGGGCTGCTCGGTCATGATCTCCGGCTTCCCGATGTCCGGCGCGCAGGCCCGCGAGGCGCTCGTCGCCGACTCACTGTCGCTGTGCCGCGAGATCGGCGACGGCATCGAGGCGGCCCGAGCCGAGAAGGCCGACCCCGTGGAGCGGACCGTGCAGCTGCTCGGCGGTCGCGAACTGTTCTCCGGCAAGGTCGTCGACGTCGAGCGCGCGACCACCACCGGGTTCGCCCGAGGTCGCGCACGGATCGACGGGGTCGACGCGAGCCTCGAGCTGTCCTTCCAGAACGAGCACCTCATGGCCGCGCTCGACGGCGTCACCCTCGTGACCACGCCCGACCTCATCATGGTGCTCGAGCACGACTCCGGCGAGCCCATCACCACCGAGGGGCTCCGCTACGGACAGCGTGTCCGCGTGATCTCGGCACCGAGCGACGACCGCTGGCACAGTCCTGAGGCGCTGGCGATGGTCGGGCCGGGGTACTTCGGGTACGAGGTGCCCTCGCACCGCTTCGACGGCACGGCCGAGACGCCTGCGCCGGACGCGCCGGAGGTCGCCGCATGA
- a CDS encoding CdaR family transcriptional regulator, producing MSDRLQLGALLAHPDNGGVRLVAGPADANWAGVVVETNEAALPEDGAGRLAVVTGAPPTRPWQQDALVRRTRDRGFLALAIPEADGFGAGTRALADRLGFSLLHVDRPMLLAKACWQLVEARDSLTLGYVRKVAQSIEYHAEGLADLLRHLSTSIGHGIALIDSEGVLLEAGGRLPSEVHAAIDFGPWVDLTKAGQGAAASVRVDSPSREGLRVAFFGDGLDDRQLSALAVAAEVAMPAVAARILIDEVAEVSDASVSSGVLRDFVDLRGRPDPDVERRMLERGWRTTGYHLAFRIVGRSRVDALQLLRFVTGALGRIAVDSHATTSGRGVSGWLTFAEPPEPPQVERYIAALRDLHVEARRSFNVATAVGSLASGSAGLTSSLGEASDAVRIAANRSTTGWFVRVDGLGLEQLLLAWTGNDTFVPAARSLLAPLQTGNGELLTTLSAYLDHESAVAPTAAALGLHRNTVATRITRAQELLGVDMADPEVRLALHLACRAVR from the coding sequence ATGAGCGATCGCCTGCAGTTGGGCGCGCTCCTCGCGCACCCCGACAACGGTGGCGTGCGGCTCGTCGCCGGCCCGGCCGACGCCAACTGGGCCGGCGTGGTGGTCGAGACGAACGAGGCGGCCCTCCCCGAGGACGGGGCCGGCCGACTCGCCGTGGTGACCGGAGCCCCACCCACGAGGCCATGGCAGCAGGACGCACTCGTCCGCCGCACCCGGGATCGCGGCTTCCTCGCCCTGGCGATCCCGGAGGCCGACGGCTTCGGCGCGGGGACGCGCGCGCTCGCCGACCGACTCGGCTTCTCGCTCCTGCACGTCGACCGACCGATGCTGCTCGCGAAGGCGTGCTGGCAGCTCGTCGAGGCCCGCGACTCCCTGACCCTCGGGTACGTCCGCAAGGTCGCGCAGTCCATCGAGTACCACGCCGAGGGACTGGCCGACCTGCTCCGCCACCTCTCGACGAGCATCGGCCACGGGATCGCCCTCATCGACAGCGAGGGCGTCCTGCTCGAGGCCGGCGGGCGGTTGCCGTCGGAGGTGCACGCGGCGATCGACTTCGGCCCCTGGGTCGACCTGACGAAGGCCGGGCAGGGCGCTGCGGCATCGGTCCGGGTCGACAGCCCGAGCCGGGAGGGCCTCCGGGTCGCGTTCTTCGGGGACGGACTCGACGACCGACAACTGAGTGCGCTCGCGGTCGCCGCCGAGGTCGCCATGCCCGCCGTCGCGGCGCGGATCCTCATCGACGAGGTCGCCGAGGTCAGTGACGCATCCGTGTCGTCCGGCGTCCTGCGGGACTTCGTGGACCTCCGAGGCCGCCCCGATCCCGACGTCGAACGTCGCATGCTCGAGCGGGGCTGGCGGACGACCGGCTACCACCTCGCGTTCCGCATCGTCGGCCGGAGCCGGGTGGACGCCCTGCAACTCCTCCGCTTCGTGACCGGCGCACTCGGGCGGATCGCCGTGGACTCCCATGCGACGACGAGCGGCCGCGGGGTGAGCGGTTGGCTGACCTTCGCCGAACCGCCGGAGCCACCGCAGGTCGAGCGGTACATCGCCGCTCTCCGCGACCTGCACGTCGAGGCGCGGCGCTCGTTCAACGTCGCGACGGCCGTCGGGTCGCTGGCGAGCGGATCGGCGGGCCTGACGTCGTCACTCGGGGAGGCGTCCGACGCGGTGCGCATCGCCGCGAACCGGTCCACGACGGGCTGGTTCGTGCGGGTGGACGGCCTCGGCCTGGAACAGCTCCTGCTCGCCTGGACCGGCAACGACACCTTCGTCCCGGCGGCGCGGTCGCTCCTCGCACCGTTGCAGACCGGCAACGGTGAACTGCTGACGACACTGTCCGCCTACCTCGACCACGAGTCCGCGGTCGCGCCGACCGCCGCCGCCCTCGGACTGCACCGCAACACCGTCGCGACGCGGATCACACGCGCGCAGGAGCTCCTCGGCGTCGACATGGCGGACCCGGAGGTGCGCCTCGCGCTCCACCTCGCCTGCCGCGCCGTGCGGTGA
- a CDS encoding hydantoinase/oxoprolinase N-terminal domain-containing protein, giving the protein MHIGIDVGGTNTDAVLMDGTTTLAAVKHATTPDVTDGIVQAIGELRSGHHFDGEQITAVMIGTTHFINALVQAKRLAPTAALRLGLPATRALPPLVDWPAELVEAISARSYLAHGGYEFDGRPISPIDPDELRAHAEDMRVNGIRSVAISSVFSPVNHDLEVEAARIVGEVLGPDVAISLSHEIGRIGLLERENATIINAALRELASEIVDGLTAAVRKQGIEAPIFLSQNDGTLMDEDYVRLYPVATFASGPTNSMRGAALTSGLATCAVIDIGGTTADIGLLINGFPRETANEVKVAGIRTNFRMPDVLSIGIGGGSIVDEETAEVGPASVGYKLMTEALVFGGSTLTATDIAVAAGRASIGDASKVAHLDPVFVERVLERIGERIAEAVDRMRTSPEPIPVVAVGGGSILLSDELPIFGAVHRPDNYAVANAIGASIAQVGGEIDKVYAIEPGRREEAIAEVRAEAIDKAIAAGASPASVAIVDFDEVPIPYLPGNATRIRVKAVGDLDMGGLR; this is encoded by the coding sequence ATGCACATCGGTATCGATGTCGGCGGCACCAACACCGACGCCGTGCTCATGGACGGCACCACCACCCTGGCGGCCGTGAAGCACGCGACCACCCCGGACGTGACCGACGGGATCGTCCAGGCGATCGGCGAACTGCGCAGCGGCCACCACTTCGACGGCGAGCAGATCACCGCGGTGATGATCGGGACGACCCACTTCATCAACGCCCTCGTGCAGGCCAAGCGGCTCGCACCCACCGCGGCACTGCGACTCGGGCTCCCGGCGACCCGCGCACTGCCACCGCTCGTCGACTGGCCGGCGGAGCTCGTCGAGGCGATCAGTGCACGCAGCTACCTCGCGCATGGCGGCTACGAGTTCGACGGACGCCCCATCTCACCGATCGACCCCGACGAGCTGCGGGCACACGCCGAGGACATGCGTGTCAACGGCATCCGCTCCGTCGCGATCTCCTCCGTCTTCAGCCCCGTCAACCACGACCTCGAGGTCGAGGCGGCGCGGATCGTCGGCGAGGTCCTCGGCCCGGACGTGGCCATCTCGCTCTCGCACGAGATCGGGCGCATCGGCCTCCTGGAGCGCGAGAACGCGACGATCATCAACGCAGCCCTGCGCGAGCTCGCGTCGGAGATCGTCGACGGGCTGACCGCCGCCGTCCGGAAGCAGGGCATCGAGGCGCCCATCTTCCTCAGCCAGAACGACGGCACCCTCATGGACGAGGACTACGTGCGCCTCTACCCCGTTGCGACGTTCGCCTCCGGCCCCACCAACTCGATGCGAGGGGCGGCACTCACGAGCGGACTCGCAACCTGCGCGGTCATCGACATCGGCGGCACCACGGCGGACATCGGCCTGCTCATCAACGGCTTCCCCCGCGAGACGGCGAACGAGGTCAAAGTCGCCGGCATCCGAACCAACTTCCGCATGCCCGACGTCCTGTCGATCGGCATCGGTGGCGGCAGCATCGTCGACGAGGAGACGGCCGAGGTCGGGCCGGCTTCCGTCGGGTACAAGCTCATGACCGAGGCCCTCGTCTTCGGCGGCAGCACCCTCACGGCGACGGACATCGCCGTGGCCGCCGGTCGCGCGTCGATCGGTGACGCCTCGAAGGTCGCCCACCTCGACCCGGTCTTCGTGGAGCGCGTCCTCGAGCGGATCGGCGAACGCATCGCCGAGGCCGTCGACCGCATGCGCACCTCCCCCGAGCCGATCCCCGTGGTGGCGGTCGGCGGCGGGTCGATCCTGCTCTCAGACGAACTCCCCATCTTCGGCGCCGTCCACCGGCCCGACAACTACGCCGTGGCGAATGCCATCGGTGCTTCCATCGCGCAGGTCGGGGGCGAGATCGACAAGGTCTACGCCATCGAACCCGGCCGACGCGAGGAGGCGATCGCCGAGGTCCGTGCCGAGGCGATCGACAAGGCGATCGCGGCCGGCGCCTCCCCCGCGTCGGTCGCGATCGTCGATTTCGACGAGGTCCCGATCCCCTATCTCCCCGGGAACGCCACGCGCATCCGGGTGAAGGCCGTCGGCGACCTCGACATGGGAGGCCTCCGATGA
- a CDS encoding DUF917 domain-containing protein, translated as MSWTLTADDLPDLARGATLLGTGGGGDPYIGMMLVKQVLGDRSITILDPDDLADDLFVIPTAQMGAPTVMVEKIPAGFEPTLALRTLEEHLGRTADATMPIECGGINSMIPLIVAAETGLPVVDADGMGRAFPELSMETFAVYGVHGSPLAIAGERGERVIIDTGDDDRQMEWLARGIAIRLGGVAHIAEYAMSGADVRRTAVPRTISMALALGRAIRVAREEHRSPFAAIADTLSTTLYSHVRELFVGKVADVERRTTEGFAKGTAVIWSADPSSSERLEISFQNENLIARWNGEVVAIVPDLICIVDHETAEPITTEGLRYGQRVRVLGISTPALMRTPDALRAFGPTAFGLTEPFVPVEGEAAAAEAADAFAAGQAVRA; from the coding sequence ATGAGCTGGACGCTGACCGCGGACGACCTGCCCGACCTCGCTCGAGGCGCCACCCTCCTCGGGACCGGCGGCGGAGGTGACCCGTACATCGGCATGATGCTCGTGAAGCAGGTGCTCGGCGACCGCTCCATCACGATCCTCGACCCCGACGACCTCGCCGACGACCTCTTCGTCATCCCCACCGCGCAGATGGGCGCTCCAACGGTCATGGTCGAGAAGATCCCGGCCGGGTTCGAACCGACACTCGCCCTGCGGACACTGGAGGAGCACCTCGGGCGCACCGCCGACGCGACCATGCCGATCGAGTGCGGTGGCATCAACTCGATGATCCCGCTCATCGTGGCCGCCGAGACCGGGCTGCCGGTCGTCGACGCCGACGGCATGGGCCGGGCCTTCCCGGAGCTCTCCATGGAGACCTTCGCGGTGTACGGCGTGCACGGTTCGCCGCTCGCCATCGCCGGGGAACGCGGCGAGCGCGTGATCATCGACACCGGCGACGACGACCGACAGATGGAGTGGTTGGCGCGCGGCATCGCGATCCGACTCGGCGGGGTCGCGCACATCGCCGAGTACGCGATGAGCGGGGCGGACGTGCGTCGCACCGCGGTGCCGCGGACGATCTCGATGGCGCTGGCCCTCGGCCGGGCGATCCGGGTCGCGCGCGAGGAGCACCGTTCGCCGTTCGCCGCCATCGCCGACACGCTCTCCACGACGCTCTACTCCCACGTGCGGGAGCTGTTCGTCGGGAAGGTGGCCGACGTGGAGCGTCGCACCACCGAGGGCTTCGCCAAGGGCACGGCCGTCATCTGGTCGGCCGACCCGTCGAGCTCCGAACGCCTCGAGATCTCGTTCCAGAACGAGAACCTCATCGCCCGGTGGAACGGAGAGGTCGTCGCGATCGTGCCGGACCTCATCTGCATCGTCGACCACGAGACCGCCGAGCCGATCACCACGGAGGGCCTCCGCTACGGCCAACGCGTCCGGGTCCTCGGGATCTCGACGCCCGCACTCATGCGCACGCCCGACGCGCTGCGCGCCTTCGGACCGACCGCGTTCGGGCTGACGGAGCCGTTCGTCCCGGTCGAGGGCGAGGCAGCGGCTGCGGAAGCCGCGGATGCGTTCGCCGCTGGTCAGGCGGTCCGAGCCTAG
- a CDS encoding alpha/beta hydrolase family protein, whose amino-acid sequence MRLHVEERGHGPVRIALIHGFLADGAAWTDVVAAADPERYTFLLVDLRGHGSSPRADRPRGEQYDITSLAADLVETLPNGLDAIVGHSLGGRLLIDIVGPLRPAHAIYLDPGFGLKLPGRGLGARLFWSIPGLPRLLAWFYDRTDPATGPANVALAEAAHAAWDRSMIAEVLQDVAANPVTPSAPIVPSTLVLSDDAKLVVPRADVEQYDRLGWTVTRFPGIRHDMAALDGARTFEVIQASL is encoded by the coding sequence ATGCGACTGCACGTCGAGGAACGCGGGCACGGCCCGGTCCGGATCGCCCTCATCCACGGATTCCTGGCCGACGGAGCCGCCTGGACCGACGTCGTCGCAGCGGCCGACCCGGAGCGGTACACGTTCCTGCTCGTCGACCTCCGCGGTCACGGCTCCAGCCCACGCGCCGATCGGCCCCGGGGCGAGCAGTACGACATCACCTCGCTCGCGGCCGACCTCGTCGAGACGTTGCCGAACGGCCTCGACGCGATCGTGGGCCACTCCCTCGGCGGGCGGCTCCTCATCGACATCGTGGGGCCGCTCCGCCCGGCGCACGCGATCTACCTCGATCCCGGGTTCGGCCTGAAACTGCCGGGCCGAGGCCTCGGCGCACGACTGTTCTGGAGCATCCCAGGGCTGCCTCGGCTCCTGGCCTGGTTCTACGACCGCACGGACCCAGCGACGGGTCCCGCGAACGTCGCGCTCGCCGAGGCCGCGCATGCCGCGTGGGACCGCTCGATGATCGCGGAGGTGCTGCAGGACGTCGCAGCGAACCCGGTGACGCCGTCGGCGCCGATCGTCCCCTCGACGCTGGTGCTGTCGGACGACGCGAAGCTCGTCGTTCCGCGAGCGGACGTCGAGCAGTACGACCGGCTCGGCTGGACCGTCACGCGGTTCCCTGGCATCCGCCACGACATGGCGGCACTCGACGGCGCACGCACCTTCGAGGTGATCCAGGCGTCGCTCTGA